The candidate division KSB1 bacterium nucleotide sequence GGAAAATCCGATCATAGTAGTGGTTAATAATGCACCAATACAAACAATCCATAAAACAAATTTTTTTGAAATCATACGCAGCTTTCCGTTTGCTAAAAATTAAAATAGTTGACATTCTTATTTTAAAGAAAAGATATTGAATTCCACTAAAAACATCAAAGAAAGATTCATTTTTTTAGAAGAAAAAAAGGCCAATATGAATAATGCGGTCCTTATTCTTCAAAATAATAAGATAGGATCAATATGGGGACAGATTTTAGCATGGATTAACCGTATTAAAATAGATCCCTCCCATTAGCACGTTAATAGTTTAGTTTTTCTTCCGACTCCCTGGTTTGTCTATTGGCAAACCTTTTTCACAAAGCGGGCACTCTGTTGGCTGGTAAACGATTGCGGGCAATTCAAAAATGGCATATTTGGGAATTCCAAATTTTACACTATTATTACTACGATCGATAATGAAGCCAATACCTACAACTTCACTACCTTCTTTTTGAATTAGCTTTAAAATTTCTCGAACGGATCTACCGGTCGTTAATACATCTTCAATAACCAAGGCCTTTTCACCTTCCTCAAAATCGAATCCTCGTCTTAGAACCATTTCATCTGTCTCTTTGGATCGTTCGGTAAAAACAAATCGAGTTTTCATAATTCTTGCAACTTCATGGCCGATAATTAACCCACCTATTGCAGGTGCAATAACCAAATCGATGTTTTTATTTGTAAAATGACCCACAATGTCCTCTGCCAGTTCTTCAGCATACTGCGGATATTGCAAAACCCTTGCACATTGAAAATATTGTGAGCTATGCAGACCCGAAGAAAGTAAAAAGTGGCCTTCTAAAAAACCCTTGGTTTTTTGGAAAATCTCTACGATTTCATTATGTTCCATGGTTTATCTTTGCCGATGAAAGGTGTGAGTTTATTTGATCTCGCAAATATAAAGCGGCTGCCCGCGATTTACTGGCGAAATCTGTTTCATCAGATTGATACAGAATATTTCTGCTGACAGTTATGATCATTCCTTCATTTTCTGAATTCTTTCCGGCAGAAATGGTTTCCTCCAAATTTCCTCCCTGGGCACCTACACCGGGAATCAAGAAAGGAAGATTAGGTGCAATATTTCTAATTTTCTTCATGAATTGAGACTGTGTTGCCCCTACAACAAGCCCGACATTATCGTTTGTATTCCACTCGTTTGCCTTATTAGCCACTTCTTCAAATATATGCCTGCCATTCACCGAAAGGTGTTGAAAATCCTTTGCCCCGGGATTGGATGTTAAGCATAGTACAAATGCACCTTTCGATTCATCTTCGAGAAATGGTGCGATACTATCACCACCCATGTATGGATTTACCGTAACGGCGTCAGCTTTCAATTCTTCAAAAACAGACTTCGCATATTTTCCGGAAGTGTTGGCAATATCGGCCCGCTTGCCGTCCAGAATGATTAAGGTATCTTCCTGGATAAGCTCAATTGTTTTTTTGAGACTGCGCCATCCTTTAATCCCAAATTGTTCATAAAAAGCCATGTTGAGTTTATAAGCGCAAACCAGGTCTGATGTGGCATTAATAATGGATTTGTTAAATTCTAGAATGGGTGACTCAAATTTTTTAAGGAAAGAGGGGATCCTGTCAAAATCAGGATCTAGGCCTATGGTTAGGAAGCTTCCCTTTTTCCTACAGGTTGAACGGAGCCTCTCGTTGAATCTCATTATGAAGGAATCTTTCTGTAATTATTTGGGCAGGATTATTTAACCTGATCTATTCATAAACCTTATCACTGTTAATCGAGGAAATGATCTTTTTAATATAAATTAGTTGCAAAATAGATCCCTGCGGGATGACAGTGATGGCAATTCAAATTTCCGGAATAAAATTTAATCAAAAAAAACTAAAACAAATTGAGAGAATACGCAACTAAAAAAATTATTTTCTTTGATTTAACAAATGAATATTTTTCAAATAAAAAGGGTTGAAAGAAAACAGTGATTAATATTAAAGGAAATTTCAAAAAACAAGTCCCAATTATTAAATAAACCCCAATACTCAATCACGAATGACTAAAACTTTTATACCAGAAGTTGCGATTCAATAATTTGTATATTGGAATTTATTTGATTTCTTGGTGCTTGTCATTTATAGTTTCAAATTCATTTTCAGTGTTTCCAAAACTCACGCGTGAGAAGTAATAGAACCGTATAAAGCTCTAACCTGCCGGCAAGCATACAAAATGAAAGAATCCATTTTCCGATGATTGGGATTTGTGAATAATTATCCGCTGGTCCAACTGTGCCAAGCCCAGGGCCGATATTTCCCAATGTGGCTGCAACTGAGGCAAATGCACTCACAAGATCCAAACCAAGTATTGTCATTAACCAGGTTACAAAAACCAGGATGCTGAAATAAAGAAAGATAAAACCAAAAATATTATTCACCACATTAGGTGAGATTACCTGGCCATTGACTCTAACAGGGATAACAGCGTGAGGATGAATAATTCTTTTAAGTTCTGCAAAACCATGCTTTAATACGATCATGATTCGCAGCACTTTTATACTACCCCCAGTGGATCCTGCACTACCGCCAATAAACATGAGGAATAGCATAATGAACTGGCCGGTAGATGACCATTGCTCATAATCCGCAGTCGCATAACCAGTTGTAGTTGTGATCGAAACGACTTGGAATAGTGAGTAGCGGATAGAATCTGATATATTGGGATAAACCGAAGTCAGGTTATCAATCGTTACAATGACGCTGCATATTAGAATAATAGCCAAATAGAATTTAACTTCTTCATTCTTCCAATACGTCAGCAAATTACCACGAATGCCATGGTAATGTAAGCTGAAATTCGTCCCTGCCAAAATCATAAAAAAAATGATTACATAGTCGATATAAGCACTGCCAAAGGCAGTGATACTTGTATTTTTCGTCGAAAATCCTCCGGTAGCCATAGTACCAAAAGTGTGGCAAAGAGAATCGAAAAGATTCATGCCTCCAAACATGAGCAAAATTGCCTCCACAGCTGAGATAACTACATAAACTATCCAGAGTAATTTTGCCGTATTTTGAATTCTTGGGGTCAATTTGTCTGCTACCGGTCCAGGAATTTCTGCTCTGAAAAGTTGCATTCCACCAATACCAAGTAACGGAAGAATTGCGAGGGACAGAACAATGATACCCATTCCGCCCAGCCATTGAGTTAAACTTCTCCAAAAAAGCAAACCGTGTGGCAACTCTTCAATGTTATTCAGGATACTCGCACCGGTGGTCGTAAATCCTGACATTGTTTCGAAAAAAGCATCGGTAAAAGAAGGGATGTAACCGGAAATATAAAAAGGCAGCGAACCGGCTAAGGAGCAGACAATCCATCCTAGTGTAACAATTGCATAACTCTCGCGTATTCTTAATTCACCCTTGAAGCGCAGCGGGAAATAAAGCAGAAGGCC carries:
- a CDS encoding orotate phosphoribosyltransferase, producing the protein MEHNEIVEIFQKTKGFLEGHFLLSSGLHSSQYFQCARVLQYPQYAEELAEDIVGHFTNKNIDLVIAPAIGGLIIGHEVARIMKTRFVFTERSKETDEMVLRRGFDFEEGEKALVIEDVLTTGRSVREILKLIQKEGSEVVGIGFIIDRSNNSVKFGIPKYAIFELPAIVYQPTECPLCEKGLPIDKPGSRKKN
- the pyrF gene encoding orotidine-5'-phosphate decarboxylase; its protein translation is MRFNERLRSTCRKKGSFLTIGLDPDFDRIPSFLKKFESPILEFNKSIINATSDLVCAYKLNMAFYEQFGIKGWRSLKKTIELIQEDTLIILDGKRADIANTSGKYAKSVFEELKADAVTVNPYMGGDSIAPFLEDESKGAFVLCLTSNPGAKDFQHLSVNGRHIFEEVANKANEWNTNDNVGLVVGATQSQFMKKIRNIAPNLPFLIPGVGAQGGNLEETISAGKNSENEGMIITVSRNILYQSDETDFASKSRAAALYLRDQINSHLSSAKINHGT
- a CDS encoding TrkH family potassium uptake protein, producing MKFRPIFYIQGLLLIFVGISMIFPAAFSWYYGDDDIAALLISAGLSIGIGLLLYFPLRFKGELRIRESYAIVTLGWIVCSLAGSLPFYISGYIPSFTDAFFETMSGFTTTGASILNNIEELPHGLLFWRSLTQWLGGMGIIVLSLAILPLLGIGGMQLFRAEIPGPVADKLTPRIQNTAKLLWIVYVVISAVEAILLMFGGMNLFDSLCHTFGTMATGGFSTKNTSITAFGSAYIDYVIIFFMILAGTNFSLHYHGIRGNLLTYWKNEEVKFYLAIILICSVIVTIDNLTSVYPNISDSIRYSLFQVVSITTTTGYATADYEQWSSTGQFIMLFLMFIGGSAGSTGGSIKVLRIMIVLKHGFAELKRIIHPHAVIPVRVNGQVISPNVVNNIFGFIFLYFSILVFVTWLMTILGLDLVSAFASVAATLGNIGPGLGTVGPADNYSQIPIIGKWILSFCMLAGRLELYTVLLLLTREFWKH